A genomic stretch from Rhodobacterales bacterium HKCCA1288 includes:
- a CDS encoding uracil-DNA glycosylase produces the protein MRHDLDQMTYTDALAALSWQVDLGVSDAIEEAPINRFDLEPEVKPAPVSPKVAQSKPAPTPAPKAATVSDLAKAADALAQAALSLDALRAAMADFHGLDLRKGARNMVFSQGNPQADVMVIAEAPSRADDEAGQGFSDEAGKLFDAMFGAIGLSRSTEGQSEALYFTYVSPWRMPQDRPITEAEHQVLRPFLLRHIALCAPKAVVLLGNASCVSALSQTGVQRLRESDHMLEAGAHRCAAFPIYSPARLMNLPLLKREAWADLLKLKASLGGAR, from the coding sequence ATGCGCCATGACCTTGATCAGATGACCTATACCGATGCGCTTGCCGCGCTCAGTTGGCAGGTGGATTTGGGTGTGAGCGATGCGATTGAAGAAGCGCCGATCAACCGATTTGACCTTGAGCCCGAGGTGAAGCCTGCGCCCGTTTCACCAAAGGTGGCGCAGTCTAAGCCTGCACCAACACCCGCACCGAAGGCGGCCACTGTTTCAGATTTGGCCAAAGCCGCAGATGCCCTAGCACAGGCGGCACTTTCCTTAGACGCATTGCGGGCTGCAATGGCGGATTTCCATGGGCTTGATCTGCGCAAAGGCGCGCGGAATATGGTTTTCTCGCAGGGCAATCCTCAGGCCGATGTGATGGTCATTGCCGAAGCCCCAAGCCGTGCCGATGATGAGGCGGGGCAGGGTTTTAGCGATGAGGCGGGCAAACTCTTTGATGCGATGTTTGGAGCGATCGGTCTTTCGCGGTCGACAGAGGGTCAGAGCGAGGCGCTCTATTTCACCTATGTTTCTCCGTGGCGGATGCCGCAAGATCGCCCAATCACAGAGGCCGAGCATCAGGTGCTGCGCCCTTTCTTGCTGCGCCATATCGCATTATGTGCGCCGAAGGCGGTGGTGCTGCTTGGAAACGCATCTTGCGTTTCAGCCCTGTCACAAACGGGTGTGCAGCGTCTGCGTGAATCGGATCATATGCTTGAGGCAGGCGCGCATCGCTGCGCTGCTTTCCCAATTTATTCGCCCGCGCGATTGATGAACTTGCCTTTGCTCAAGCGCGAGGCATGGGCGGATTTGTTGAAACTGAAAGCGAGCCTTGGGGGCGCGAGATGA
- a CDS encoding aspartate carbamoyltransferase catalytic subunit — translation MSFRQNHLLGIETLAPDEIVTILDLADRYAELERGDNKHGDALKGLTQINMFFEASTRTQASFELAGKRLGADVMNMAMAASSLKKGETLIDTALTLNAMHPDLLVVRHPHSGAVNLLAEKVNCAVLNAGDGKHEHPTQALLDALTIRRAKGRLHRLNIAICGDIAHSRVARSNILLLGKMENRIRLIAPPTLMPAGVSEWGVEMYDDMQAGLAGCDVVMMLRLQKERMDGAFIPSEREYYHRFGLDAEKLSAAKDDAIVMHPGPMNRGVEIDGTIADDINRSVIQEQVEMGVAVRMAAMDLLAQNLRARRAEKGAQA, via the coding sequence ATGTCGTTTCGCCAAAACCACCTCTTAGGTATCGAAACACTTGCCCCCGATGAAATCGTTACAATTCTTGATCTTGCCGATCGCTACGCCGAACTCGAGCGCGGCGATAACAAGCATGGTGATGCCTTAAAGGGGCTGACCCAGATCAATATGTTTTTCGAGGCCTCCACCCGCACGCAAGCCAGTTTTGAATTGGCAGGCAAACGTCTTGGCGCGGATGTGATGAACATGGCGATGGCGGCGTCTAGCCTCAAAAAGGGTGAAACGCTCATTGATACGGCGCTGACGCTTAACGCGATGCATCCTGATCTTTTGGTTGTGCGACACCCGCATTCGGGCGCCGTGAACCTCTTGGCGGAAAAGGTAAATTGCGCGGTTCTGAATGCGGGCGATGGCAAGCATGAACACCCAACCCAAGCCCTGTTAGATGCGCTGACCATTCGCCGCGCAAAGGGGCGCTTGCACCGCCTGAACATTGCGATATGCGGCGACATTGCCCATAGCCGCGTGGCGCGCTCAAACATTCTGCTGCTTGGCAAAATGGAGAACCGCATTCGCCTAATTGCCCCCCCCACCTTGATGCCCGCAGGGGTCAGCGAATGGGGCGTGGAAATGTATGACGATATGCAAGCAGGGCTTGCAGGCTGTGATGTGGTGATGATGCTGCGTCTTCAAAAAGAACGCATGGACGGCGCCTTCATCCCCTCAGAACGAGAATATTATCACCGCTTCGGGCTGGACGCAGAAAAGCTGAGCGCCGCCAAGGATGATGCGATTGTCATGCACCCGGGCCCAATGAATCGCGGGGTCGAGATTGACGGAACCATTGCCGATGACATCAATCGCTCAGTGATCCAAGAGCAGGTTGAAATGGGCGTTGCCGTGCGTATGGCAGCAATGGATTTGCTGGCGCAAAACTTGCGTGCCAGACGAGCCGAAAAGGGGGCGCAGGCATGA
- the pyrC gene encoding dihydroorotase, with protein sequence MNILFKNARLIDPEAGTEDLGWLLVKDGMIAARGAGDTTQNAERVIDCAEACLAPGLVDIGVKIGEPGERHKESFRSAGAAAAAGGVTTIVTRADTTPPIDTPETLEFVRRRAQDASPVRILPMAALTKGREGREMTELGFLLDAGAVAFSDGDLVLRDSKVLSRCMVYARSLGALIVGHPQDPILSEGAAVTSGKFASLKGLPAVSPMAERMGLERDLALVEMTGVAYHADQISTAKSLPALRRAKEAGLNVTAGISIHHLTLNEFDVGDYRTFFKVKPPLRAEEDRVAMVEALREGLIDIICSMHTPQDEESKRLPYEAAASGAVGLETLLPAALRLHHGAGLSLPDLFKALSLNPARRFHVPGGSLAEGAVADLILFDPNRPFVLDRFALHSKSKNTPFDGARLQGMVLASFVNGQCIYERNAS encoded by the coding sequence ATGAATATCCTATTCAAAAATGCGCGCCTCATAGACCCAGAGGCAGGCACCGAGGATTTGGGCTGGCTTCTCGTCAAAGATGGAATGATTGCCGCGCGCGGAGCGGGTGACACGACCCAAAACGCAGAGCGCGTCATTGACTGCGCCGAAGCCTGCCTTGCCCCCGGTCTGGTCGATATTGGCGTCAAAATCGGCGAGCCTGGTGAACGGCATAAGGAAAGTTTCCGCAGCGCAGGCGCGGCTGCCGCCGCAGGTGGCGTGACCACCATCGTCACGCGTGCTGACACCACCCCCCCGATTGATACGCCTGAAACATTGGAATTCGTGCGCCGCCGCGCGCAAGATGCAAGCCCCGTGCGTATTCTCCCAATGGCTGCCCTGACAAAGGGCCGTGAGGGGCGCGAGATGACGGAATTGGGCTTTCTCTTGGATGCAGGGGCTGTGGCCTTCAGCGATGGCGACCTCGTTCTGCGCGACAGCAAGGTTCTCAGCCGCTGCATGGTGTATGCCCGCAGTCTTGGCGCGCTCATTGTGGGCCATCCACAAGACCCTATTTTGTCAGAAGGGGCGGCTGTAACCTCTGGCAAATTCGCCTCTCTTAAAGGCTTGCCCGCAGTGTCGCCTATGGCAGAACGTATGGGGTTGGAGCGCGATCTTGCATTGGTTGAAATGACGGGCGTGGCCTATCACGCAGATCAGATCTCCACCGCGAAATCCTTACCCGCGCTGCGCCGCGCGAAAGAGGCAGGGCTGAATGTTACGGCAGGTATTTCAATCCACCATTTGACGCTCAACGAATTTGACGTAGGCGATTACCGCACCTTTTTTAAGGTCAAGCCACCCTTGCGCGCCGAGGAAGACCGCGTGGCGATGGTTGAGGCGCTGCGGGAAGGGCTTATTGATATTATTTGCTCCATGCACACGCCACAGGATGAAGAAAGCAAACGGCTGCCTTATGAAGCGGCGGCCAGTGGCGCAGTGGGGCTTGAAACCCTGTTGCCCGCCGCGTTGCGGCTGCATCACGGGGCGGGTCTGAGCCTGCCTGACCTCTTCAAAGCCTTGTCGTTGAACCCCGCCCGCCGCTTTCATGTCCCAGGTGGCAGCTTGGCCGAAGGTGCTGTGGCTGATCTCATTTTGTTTGATCCAAATCGACCCTTTGTTCTGGATCGCTTCGCTTTGCACTCAAAATCCAAGAACACGCCCTTTGATGGCGCACGGCTGCAAGGGATGGTTTTGGCAAGTTTCGTCAACGGCCAATGCATTTATGAACGGAACGCATCGTGA
- the plsY gene encoding glycerol-3-phosphate 1-O-acyltransferase PlsY: protein MIQLGLVGIGAYLLGSVPFGLVMARLFNLGDLRSIGSGNIGATNVLRTGHKLAAFLTLVLDAGKGAIAVLVARALFGDLAAQVAGGAAFLGHCYPVFIGFKGGKGVATFLGTLLALAWPAGIAACATWAIVAALFRISSLSALIAAVLSPVFVAILGYPQTAVVTVILAALIFNRHHANIKRLLSGTEPKIGQKS from the coding sequence TTGATCCAATTGGGCCTCGTTGGGATCGGTGCCTACCTGTTGGGCTCGGTTCCATTTGGACTGGTCATGGCGCGTCTGTTCAATTTGGGCGATTTGCGCAGCATTGGGTCGGGCAATATTGGCGCAACCAATGTCCTGCGCACAGGCCATAAACTGGCGGCTTTCCTGACCTTGGTTCTTGATGCAGGAAAAGGTGCAATTGCCGTTTTGGTGGCACGTGCCCTGTTTGGCGATTTAGCTGCACAAGTCGCAGGGGGCGCGGCATTTCTCGGGCATTGCTACCCTGTGTTTATCGGTTTCAAGGGAGGCAAGGGGGTGGCAACCTTTCTTGGCACGCTCCTCGCACTTGCTTGGCCTGCAGGTATTGCAGCTTGTGCCACATGGGCGATTGTCGCCGCGCTGTTTCGCATTTCGTCCCTATCCGCGCTGATCGCAGCAGTATTGTCACCCGTATTCGTGGCAATCTTGGGCTATCCGCAGACCGCAGTCGTCACGGTCATCTTGGCTGCGCTGATTTTCAACAGACACCACGCGAATATCAAAAGACTGCTCTCTGGAACCGAGCCGAAAATTGGCCAGAAATCCTAA
- a CDS encoding glutamate--cysteine ligase — MSIPQQGGGPIERESQLAEYLAAGCKPRGQWRIGTEHEKFGYCRDTLNPLPYDGPRSIKAVLEGLRDKFGWAPVMEGAHIIGLTKDGANVSLEPGGQLELSGAPLETIHQTCDEVNQHLREVRDVADKIGVEFIGLGAAPIWRHEDMPMMPKGRYRLMTGYMDRVGSMGKTMMYRTSTVQVNLDFSSEADMVQKLRVALALQPVATALFANSPFIDGKPNGHKSWRARVWRDLDAARTGMLPFVFEQGFGFEAWVQYALDVPMYFVYRDGVYIDALGQSFRDFLKGQLPALPGEVPTLSDWADHLTTIFPEARVKKFIEMRGADGGPWRRLCALPAFWVGLMYDQTALDAAWDLVKGWDAETRDALRVAASVDGLQADTHGIKMHDLAREVVALSEAGLKTRARAGAGGLVPDETHFLNALKESLESGKTPADELLERYHGEWGGDLTRIYEEYKY; from the coding sequence ATGTCGATACCTCAGCAAGGCGGTGGCCCTATTGAACGCGAAAGCCAATTGGCCGAGTATTTGGCCGCAGGGTGCAAGCCGCGGGGTCAATGGCGCATTGGCACAGAGCATGAAAAATTCGGCTATTGCCGCGACACGCTAAACCCGCTGCCCTATGATGGCCCCCGCTCAATCAAAGCGGTGCTTGAGGGGTTGCGCGATAAATTCGGATGGGCGCCCGTGATGGAGGGCGCGCACATCATCGGCCTGACCAAGGATGGCGCGAATGTCAGCCTTGAGCCGGGCGGGCAGCTTGAACTTTCAGGTGCGCCTCTCGAGACAATCCACCAGACCTGTGACGAGGTGAACCAACACCTCCGCGAGGTGCGTGATGTCGCCGATAAGATCGGGGTTGAATTCATCGGTCTAGGTGCGGCCCCGATTTGGCGGCATGAGGATATGCCGATGATGCCAAAAGGGCGCTATCGCCTGATGACAGGCTATATGGATCGCGTGGGCAGCATGGGTAAAACCATGATGTATCGCACCAGCACGGTTCAGGTGAACCTCGATTTCTCCTCTGAGGCGGATATGGTGCAAAAGCTGCGCGTGGCTTTGGCGTTGCAACCTGTCGCGACTGCACTGTTTGCGAATTCGCCCTTTATTGATGGCAAGCCAAATGGGCATAAATCATGGCGCGCCCGTGTTTGGCGTGACCTCGATGCCGCGCGCACGGGGATGCTGCCCTTTGTGTTTGAGCAGGGTTTTGGCTTTGAGGCATGGGTGCAATATGCGCTCGATGTGCCGATGTATTTTGTATATCGCGATGGGGTCTACATTGACGCGCTTGGTCAATCCTTCCGCGATTTTCTCAAAGGTCAATTGCCTGCCCTTCCAGGTGAAGTTCCGACCCTCTCTGATTGGGCGGATCATTTGACCACAATTTTCCCTGAGGCACGGGTCAAGAAATTCATCGAAATGCGCGGTGCCGATGGTGGCCCGTGGCGCAGGCTATGTGCCTTGCCCGCGTTTTGGGTGGGTTTGATGTATGATCAGACCGCATTAGACGCCGCATGGGATTTGGTGAAGGGATGGGACGCTGAGACGCGCGATGCGCTGCGCGTTGCGGCATCCGTAGATGGGCTTCAGGCTGACACTCATGGGATAAAGATGCATGATCTGGCGCGTGAAGTTGTGGCGCTCTCTGAGGCGGGGTTAAAAACCCGCGCGCGCGCGGGCGCGGGTGGGCTTGTGCCTGATGAGACACATTTTCTGAATGCGTTGAAAGAAAGCCTAGAGAGCGGCAAAACCCCCGCCGATGAATTGTTGGAACGCTATCACGGCGAATGGGGCGGTGATCTGACGCGGATCTATGAAGAGTATAAATACTGA
- a CDS encoding 16S rRNA (uracil(1498)-N(3))-methyltransferase, which yields MSQAAKIRLYLDQPLAKAQTLSLERDQANYLFAVMRLSIGAEILVFNGRDGEFLAEVVEANKRAGRLLCREQTRAVQLPPDLWLIFAPIKKARTDFIVEKATEMGAARIIPVQTEFTNSERIRQDRLQAHAIEAAEQCGGTFVPEVSDLMRLDRLLAQWPEDRQIIWADEARVGVAVAFAGPQHSQKWALLIGPEGGFSPRERASLSRLPFVTPVSLGPRILRADTAAVALLTLFQSHLGDWHDPT from the coding sequence ATGTCTCAAGCCGCCAAGATACGCCTTTACCTAGACCAGCCGCTTGCCAAAGCGCAAACACTCTCTCTCGAGCGTGATCAGGCGAATTATCTTTTTGCTGTGATGCGGCTTTCCATTGGGGCCGAGATTTTGGTGTTTAATGGCCGTGACGGTGAGTTTCTTGCCGAAGTTGTCGAAGCAAATAAGCGCGCAGGACGGCTTTTGTGCCGCGAACAAACCCGCGCGGTTCAGCTGCCGCCTGACCTATGGCTGATTTTCGCGCCAATCAAAAAAGCGCGCACCGATTTTATCGTGGAAAAAGCGACCGAGATGGGGGCAGCGCGGATCATCCCCGTTCAGACCGAGTTCACCAATTCCGAGCGGATCAGGCAGGATCGCTTGCAAGCCCACGCAATAGAGGCGGCAGAGCAATGTGGCGGCACCTTCGTGCCTGAGGTCAGTGATCTGATGCGCCTTGATCGTCTATTGGCGCAATGGCCTGAGGATCGTCAGATTATTTGGGCGGATGAGGCGCGGGTGGGTGTTGCGGTGGCTTTTGCAGGGCCGCAACATAGTCAGAAATGGGCGCTATTGATTGGCCCTGAGGGCGGGTTTTCCCCGCGAGAGCGCGCAAGCTTGTCGCGCCTGCCTTTTGTGACCCCAGTCAGCCTTGGCCCACGCATTTTGCGCGCGGATACCGCTGCCGTAGCCCTGCTGACGCTGTTTCAATCGCATTTGGGGGATTGGCATGATCCGACCTGA
- a CDS encoding 4-hydroxybenzoate octaprenyltransferase: MSADNQMPEGRVRDAYQGNWVDHLAPAATRPYLRLSRADRPIGTWLLLLPCWWGLALSVAADPAGGTVYDLWIALGCAIGAFLMRGAGCTWNDITDRHIDAGVARTQSRPLPSGQVTVRGALVWAVVQALISFGILLTFEAAAIWLGILALLPVAIYPFAKRFTWWPQVFLGIAFNWGALLAWAAHQGSLSLAPILLYLAGIAWTLFYDTIYAHQDKEDDALMGVKSTARLFGENSAQWLWGFLILSAGLAAAAVMVVLSGSALILGLCGVVGFAAHMIWQMQHLDINNVDRCLSLFRSNRDAGLIFGLFLAAAAWL; encoded by the coding sequence ATGAGCGCAGATAACCAAATGCCAGAGGGTCGCGTGCGCGATGCCTATCAGGGCAATTGGGTCGATCATCTCGCCCCTGCCGCAACACGGCCCTATCTGCGATTGTCGCGGGCAGATCGCCCAATTGGCACATGGTTATTGCTTTTGCCGTGCTGGTGGGGCTTGGCGCTTTCTGTTGCGGCTGACCCTGCGGGTGGCACAGTCTACGATCTCTGGATTGCACTAGGATGCGCTATTGGCGCGTTTCTCATGCGCGGTGCAGGCTGCACATGGAATGACATCACCGACCGCCATATTGATGCGGGCGTTGCCCGCACCCAATCGCGCCCTTTGCCATCAGGTCAGGTGACAGTGCGCGGGGCACTGGTTTGGGCGGTTGTGCAGGCACTCATCTCTTTTGGCATTCTGCTCACCTTTGAGGCAGCCGCAATTTGGTTGGGCATTCTGGCTCTGTTGCCTGTAGCGATTTATCCTTTTGCCAAGCGTTTCACATGGTGGCCGCAGGTGTTTTTGGGCATTGCCTTTAACTGGGGGGCGCTTTTGGCTTGGGCGGCGCATCAAGGCAGTCTATCGCTTGCCCCCATCCTTCTTTATCTCGCAGGAATTGCTTGGACCCTGTTCTATGACACGATTTATGCCCATCAAGACAAAGAAGATGACGCGCTGATGGGCGTGAAATCGACCGCACGCCTTTTTGGAGAGAATTCGGCGCAGTGGCTTTGGGGCTTCTTGATCCTCAGCGCGGGCCTTGCGGCAGCGGCTGTGATGGTTGTCCTATCAGGGTCGGCGCTGATTTTGGGTCTTTGCGGCGTTGTGGGTTTTGCCGCCCATATGATCTGGCAGATGCAGCACTTGGACATCAACAATGTCGACCGCTGCCTGTCACTGTTTCGCAGCAATCGCGATGCTGGGCTGATCTTTGGGCTATTTCTTGCCGCTGCAGCATGGCTGTGA
- a CDS encoding OmpA family protein, producing MKISLSLAAVLTFLVAGLLSYLVAIAAAISIENRSVTAVEDRLEQSGVSWVELRGDGLQVHISGEAPNEAARFRALTLAAAVVDDDRLIDEITVADPAGISTPDFLLEMLRNSDGISMIGLIPTDADGETIAARIADITNGVEVANLVESVDYPIPQGWDAALEYGLRALRLLPRSKISVMQGKVTVTAVADSVAERDSAISRLNSYPQAGLDVVIDISAPRPVITPFAFRMIREDDVATLEVCSADTEANAARIITAAEAAGLATGESCDVGLGVPSTEWARAIEVAVAALAELGDGTLTFSDADVSLVAKEGTSQRLFDRVVGELDRNLPNLFSLQAILPPPPQDSGALEAPEFTASLSETGAVQVRGRLPDENLQAANQAFAQALFGSENVYFATNLDEALPEGWSVRSLAGLEALSFLHDGDLLITPAKLTLSGRVADRDHIELASRLLSDKLDGADFEINVTVDASLAPEPELLSPETCLSRINDLLAETKITFDPGSIEINESTGAILDRLAEILPDCRHVDMEIGGHTDSQGREEMNLTLSQARADAVLNGLLARRVLVSNLSARGYGEANPIADNDTEEGREQNRRIEFKLIDRTAAENDTPEEAADAEAPVGEEAQQ from the coding sequence ATGAAAATTTCGCTCTCTCTTGCAGCAGTTTTAACTTTTTTGGTCGCAGGCCTGTTGTCTTACCTCGTGGCAATCGCCGCGGCGATCTCTATCGAAAATCGTTCGGTTACGGCGGTTGAGGATCGGCTGGAGCAATCTGGCGTGAGTTGGGTCGAGTTGCGCGGGGACGGGCTGCAAGTTCACATTTCAGGCGAGGCCCCCAATGAGGCCGCACGGTTTCGCGCGCTGACACTTGCCGCGGCAGTCGTGGATGATGACCGGCTGATTGATGAAATCACCGTTGCCGACCCCGCAGGCATTTCAACCCCAGATTTCCTGCTCGAGATGTTGCGCAACAGTGACGGCATTTCGATGATTGGACTGATCCCAACCGATGCCGATGGCGAAACCATTGCCGCGCGCATCGCCGATATCACCAATGGGGTCGAAGTCGCCAATCTCGTGGAAAGCGTTGACTATCCTATTCCGCAAGGTTGGGATGCCGCACTTGAATACGGGCTGCGCGCCTTGCGCTTGCTTCCACGTTCAAAAATCTCGGTGATGCAGGGCAAGGTGACTGTCACGGCCGTTGCCGATAGCGTGGCGGAGCGTGACAGCGCAATATCCCGCTTAAACAGTTACCCTCAGGCAGGGTTGGATGTGGTTATCGACATCTCCGCCCCCCGTCCCGTTATTACACCCTTTGCCTTTCGTATGATCCGCGAGGACGATGTGGCCACCCTTGAGGTTTGCTCCGCAGATACGGAGGCGAATGCGGCGCGGATTATCACCGCGGCTGAGGCTGCAGGCCTTGCCACAGGTGAAAGCTGTGATGTGGGCCTTGGCGTGCCATCTACAGAATGGGCGCGGGCCATTGAGGTAGCAGTTGCCGCTCTGGCAGAACTGGGGGATGGGACGCTCACCTTCTCAGACGCCGATGTCAGCCTTGTGGCGAAAGAAGGCACATCGCAGCGTCTTTTTGATAGGGTGGTGGGTGAATTAGACCGCAACCTCCCCAATCTGTTCTCATTGCAGGCCATCCTACCGCCCCCGCCCCAAGATAGCGGCGCGTTAGAAGCACCAGAATTCACCGCAAGCCTTTCTGAAACAGGGGCCGTTCAGGTGCGCGGTCGCTTACCCGATGAAAACCTGCAAGCCGCGAACCAAGCTTTCGCGCAGGCGCTTTTCGGCAGCGAAAATGTCTATTTCGCCACGAATTTGGACGAAGCCTTGCCCGAAGGATGGTCAGTCCGCAGTCTTGCAGGCTTAGAGGCGCTGTCCTTTTTGCATGACGGCGATTTGCTGATCACCCCTGCAAAACTGACATTGTCTGGCCGTGTTGCAGATCGAGATCATATCGAACTGGCCTCACGCCTCCTCTCAGATAAACTTGACGGTGCAGATTTCGAGATCAACGTGACCGTGGATGCAAGCCTTGCGCCTGAACCCGAATTGCTGTCACCTGAAACCTGCCTTTCGCGGATCAATGATCTATTGGCAGAGACGAAAATCACCTTTGATCCTGGGTCGATTGAAATCAACGAAAGCACAGGCGCAATCCTAGATCGCTTGGCTGAGATCCTGCCAGATTGCCGCCATGTCGATATGGAAATCGGCGGTCATACCGACAGTCAAGGGCGCGAGGAAATGAACCTCACATTGAGCCAAGCCCGCGCTGATGCGGTCTTAAACGGCCTTCTGGCGCGGCGGGTTCTGGTGTCGAACCTATCGGCGCGTGGCTATGGAGAGGCCAACCCAATCGCGGATAATGACACCGAAGAGGGCCGCGAGCAAAACCGTCGTATCGAGTTTAAACTGATTGATCGAACCGCAGCCGAAAATGACACGCCCGAGGAGGCGGCAGATGCCGAAGCCCCTGTAGGCGAGGAGGCCCAACAATGA
- a CDS encoding molybdenum cofactor biosynthesis protein MoaE, which translates to MAVDVRVQSAPFDLGAEMSNFAAAATGAGAVVSFTGLVRDLPDQSLAHMEIEHYAGMTEKALGAIAAEAQARWPLIRVLIIHRYGKLVPSDQIMMVATASPHRKAAFESADFLMDYLKSRAPFWKKEARHDGRADWVEAKDEDEAALAQWVKS; encoded by the coding sequence ATGGCGGTAGATGTCCGCGTCCAGTCTGCGCCGTTTGATTTGGGCGCTGAGATGTCGAATTTCGCCGCAGCCGCAACGGGTGCGGGCGCTGTCGTCAGTTTCACAGGTCTGGTGCGCGATTTGCCCGATCAAAGCCTCGCTCACATGGAAATAGAGCATTATGCAGGCATGACTGAAAAAGCACTCGGTGCAATCGCCGCCGAGGCGCAAGCGCGTTGGCCGTTGATCCGTGTCTTGATCATCCACCGCTATGGCAAACTTGTGCCGTCAGACCAGATCATGATGGTCGCGACCGCTTCGCCCCATCGCAAAGCAGCATTTGAAAGCGCTGATTTCCTCATGGATTATCTGAAGTCCCGTGCGCCATTCTGGAAAAAAGAAGCGCGCCACGATGGGCGCGCGGATTGGGTAGAGGCCAAAGACGAAGATGAGGCCGCGCTTGCCCAATGGGTAAAATCTTAG
- the moaD gene encoding molybdopterin converting factor subunit 1: protein MIELRYFAWLRERIGADREMINTDAATIADLIAELRGKSDAHDLVFSDLSSVRAAVDQELVDLDHPVQGAREIAFFPPMTGG from the coding sequence ATGATTGAACTAAGATATTTCGCATGGTTGCGCGAACGCATTGGCGCGGATCGCGAGATGATCAACACCGATGCGGCAACAATCGCCGATTTGATTGCTGAGCTGCGCGGTAAATCTGACGCGCATGACTTGGTTTTTTCGGATCTATCCTCTGTGCGCGCGGCGGTTGATCAGGAATTGGTCGATTTGGATCATCCCGTTCAGGGCGCGCGCGAGATTGCTTTCTTCCCACCAATGACGGGGGGTTAG
- the pgsA gene encoding CDP-diacylglycerol--glycerol-3-phosphate 3-phosphatidyltransferase gives MTWTLPNILTVLRLLAAIAVGVVFAIFPRPIADWVALILFIGAATTDYLDGYLARKWAQVSRFGAMLDPIADKAMVVIALAILVGLFDLSVALITPVVLILFREVFVSGLREFLGADAGRLKVTKLAKWKTMVQMVAIVLMFLWAIAEHNMHNDHSFGTFGLHVLRDALAWGGMGMLWLAAVLTFVTGFDYFLKALPFLSDQKG, from the coding sequence ATGACATGGACACTTCCAAATATTCTGACGGTGCTGCGCCTGTTGGCCGCGATTGCGGTCGGTGTGGTGTTTGCAATCTTTCCGCGTCCGATTGCCGATTGGGTGGCATTGATCCTGTTTATTGGCGCGGCCACCACCGATTATCTGGATGGATATTTGGCCCGCAAATGGGCGCAAGTTTCCCGTTTCGGTGCTATGCTTGATCCGATTGCGGATAAGGCCATGGTGGTGATCGCCTTGGCAATCTTGGTCGGACTGTTTGATCTATCCGTGGCCCTGATCACACCTGTTGTTCTTATCTTGTTTCGCGAGGTCTTCGTCTCGGGCCTGCGCGAATTCTTGGGCGCGGATGCAGGGCGACTTAAGGTTACAAAACTCGCCAAATGGAAAACCATGGTGCAGATGGTTGCGATTGTCTTGATGTTCTTATGGGCGATTGCAGAGCATAATATGCACAATGACCATTCATTTGGCACCTTTGGCTTGCATGTGCTGCGCGATGCTTTGGCGTGGGGCGGCATGGGGATGTTGTGGCTTGCAGCCGTTTTGACCTTTGTCACAGGGTTTGATTACTTCCTCAAAGCCTTGCCATTCCTCAGTGACCAGAAAGGCTGA